One Oncorhynchus keta strain PuntledgeMale-10-30-2019 chromosome 11, Oket_V2, whole genome shotgun sequence DNA window includes the following coding sequences:
- the LOC127933087 gene encoding keratin-associated protein 10-10-like, with protein MVCVSAVCACMYVCACMRFCLSTPVCVSAVCACMCVCACMRFCLSAPVCVSACLRLYVCLCLYAFLLVYACMCVCCLRLYVCLRLYVCLRLYVCLRLYVCLRLYVCLRLYVCLRLYVCLRLYVCLLSAPVCMSVPVCVSACLRLYVCLLSAPVCVSAPVCVSAPVCVSAVCACMCVCCLRLYVCLRLYVCLRLYVCLRLYVCLRLYVCLRLYVCLLSTPVCVSVPVCVSACLRLYVCLLSAPVCVSAVYACMRVCACMRFCSSTPVCVSAPVCVSAPVCVSAPVCVSAPVCVSATVCVSAPVCVTGACMRDRRLYA; from the coding sequence ATGGTATGTGTGTCTGCTGTCTGCgcctgtatgtatgtctgtgccTGTATGCGTTTCTGCTTGTCTacgcctgtatgtgtgtctgctgtctgcgcctgtatgtgtgtctgcgcCTGTATGCGTTTCTGCTTGTCTGCGCCTGTATGCGTTTCTGCTTGTCTgcgcctgtatgtgtgtctgtgcctgtatgCGTTTCTGCTTGTCTacgcctgtatgtgtgtctgctgtctgcgcctgtatgtgtgtctgcgcctgtatgtgtgtctgcgcctgtatgtgtgtctgcgcctgtatgtgtgtctgcgcctgtatgtgtgtctgcgcctgtatgtgtgtctgcgcctgtatgtgtgtctgcgcctgtatgtgtgtctgctgtctgcgcctgtatgtatgtctgtgccTGTATGCGTTTCTGCTTGTCTacgcctgtatgtgtgtctgctgtctgcgcctgtatgtgtgtctgcgcctgtatgtgtgtctgcgcctgtatgtgtgtctgctgtctgcgcctgtatgtgtgtctgctgtctgcgcctgtatgtgtgtctgcgcctgtatgtgtgtctgcgcctgtatgtgtgtctgcgcctgtatgtgtgtctgcgcctgtatgtgtgtctgcgcctgtatgtgtgtctgctgtctacgcctgtatgtgtgtctgtgcctgtatgCGTTTCTGCTTGTCTacgcctgtatgtgtgtctgctgtctgcgcctgtatgtgtgtctgctgtCTACGCCTGTATGCGTGTCTGTGCCTGTATGCGTTTCTGCTCGTCTacgcctgtatgtgtgtctgcgcCTGTATGCGTGTCTGCGCCTGTATGCGTGTCTGCGCCTGTATGCGTGTCTGCGCCTGTATGCGTGTCTGCGACAGTATGCGTGTCTGCGCCTGTATGCGTGACAGGCGCCTGTATGCGTGACAGGCGCCTGTATGCGTGA